From Actinopolymorpha cephalotaxi, one genomic window encodes:
- a CDS encoding NeuD/PglB/VioB family sugar acetyltransferase, producing the protein MTLFIVGAGGFGRETYDAVLAAGDSTEPVMFCDHALAGEKTRGLPVVHPDEVDDDFVVAISDPDARARLSAGLEGRGLTPRTIVHPRAVIGPETVLGAGSVVLAMAYVSSSCVLGRHVQISYNTTLGHDCRLSDVTTVLPGANVAGSVHLATGATVGSNAFVRQGLTVGAGAFVGAGAVVTRDVAARTVVVGVPARPHAR; encoded by the coding sequence ATGACGCTGTTCATCGTCGGGGCGGGCGGCTTCGGCCGGGAGACCTACGACGCGGTACTCGCCGCCGGTGACAGTACCGAGCCGGTGATGTTCTGTGACCACGCGCTCGCGGGTGAGAAGACCCGCGGCCTGCCGGTCGTCCACCCGGACGAGGTCGACGACGACTTCGTGGTGGCGATCTCCGACCCCGACGCGCGGGCCCGGCTGTCGGCCGGACTCGAGGGCCGCGGGCTGACCCCCCGTACGATCGTGCACCCCCGAGCGGTGATCGGCCCGGAGACGGTCCTCGGCGCCGGCAGCGTCGTCCTCGCCATGGCGTACGTCTCGTCCTCGTGCGTCCTCGGCCGGCACGTACAGATCAGCTACAACACCACTCTCGGCCACGACTGCCGGCTGTCCGACGTCACCACGGTCCTGCCCGGCGCCAACGTAGCCGGTTCGGTGCATCTCGCCACCGGCGCGACGGTGGGCTCGAACGCGTTCGTGCGGCAGGGCCTGACCGTCGGCGCGGGCGCCTTCGTCGGCGCGGGAGCGGTGGTCACCAGGGACGTGGCCGCACGGACCGTCGTGGTCGGCGTTCCGGCCCGGCCGCACGCGCGCTGA
- a CDS encoding glycosyltransferase family 4 protein has product MPGLRVLVCTVVHHPQDARILHRQIRAMLDAGYTVTYAAPFSAYATTAWPELTAIDLPRALGRHRSDALRAARHVLRTHGADADVVLLHDPELLLVLPGLDLPGAVVWDVHEDTAAALVAKSWLPGPVRPMARAGVRMVEDWAERNLRLILAEPGYRSRFRRIHPVVPNTTYVPESAAPTGANRVVYVGHLSVARGVDVMLDAARLLAGSGLDVDVVGHADSYSRRALVRAQQEGFLRWHGYVPNDRALALVDGALCGLSLLRDLPNYRHSMPTKVLEYMAHGVPVVSTPLPAAVSLTQVNKCGLLVPFDDAEATVSAILRLRDDAELRASMGKRGHAVARTGYHWPQTAREFLMRLEAWADAARPHQCITLGTL; this is encoded by the coding sequence ATGCCCGGCCTGCGCGTGCTCGTGTGCACGGTCGTGCACCATCCGCAGGACGCGCGCATTCTTCACCGGCAGATCCGGGCCATGCTGGACGCCGGATACACCGTGACCTACGCCGCGCCCTTCTCGGCGTACGCCACCACGGCCTGGCCGGAGCTGACGGCGATCGACCTGCCCCGGGCGCTCGGCCGGCACCGCTCCGACGCGCTCCGCGCCGCCCGCCACGTCCTGCGCACCCACGGGGCGGACGCCGACGTGGTGCTGCTGCACGACCCCGAGCTGCTGCTCGTCCTGCCCGGGCTCGACCTGCCCGGCGCCGTGGTGTGGGACGTGCACGAGGACACCGCCGCGGCCCTGGTGGCCAAGAGCTGGCTGCCCGGCCCCGTGCGCCCGATGGCCCGTGCGGGCGTGCGGATGGTCGAGGACTGGGCCGAACGCAACCTCCGGCTGATCCTCGCCGAACCGGGCTACCGCAGCCGGTTCCGGCGGATCCACCCGGTGGTGCCCAACACCACCTACGTACCCGAGTCCGCGGCGCCGACCGGTGCGAACCGGGTCGTCTACGTCGGGCACCTGTCGGTCGCCCGCGGCGTCGACGTGATGCTCGACGCCGCGCGGCTGCTGGCCGGCAGCGGCCTGGACGTCGACGTGGTGGGCCACGCCGACTCCTACTCCCGCCGGGCGCTGGTCCGCGCCCAGCAGGAGGGGTTCCTCCGCTGGCACGGCTACGTCCCCAACGACAGGGCGCTGGCCCTGGTCGACGGAGCCCTGTGCGGCCTGTCGCTGCTGCGCGACCTGCCCAACTACCGGCACTCGATGCCCACCAAGGTGCTGGAGTACATGGCGCACGGCGTCCCCGTGGTCTCCACCCCGCTGCCGGCGGCGGTGTCCCTGACCCAGGTGAACAAATGCGGGCTGCTGGTCCCCTTCGACGACGCCGAGGCCACTGTGTCGGCCATCCTCCGGCTGCGCGACGACGCGGAGTTGCGGGCCTCGATGGGCAAGCGCGGGCACGCGGTGGCGCGTACCGGCTACCACTGGCCGCAGACCGCCCGGGAGTTCCTGATGCGGCTGGAGGCCTGGGCGGACGCGGCCCGGCCGCACCAGTGCATCACCCTCGGCACGCTCTGA
- a CDS encoding glycine C-acetyltransferase, with amino-acid sequence MRDHLLAQLDEIRAAGLAKDERPLTTPQNANVGVAGGQRVLNLCANNYLGLADHPDLIAAAKAGLDEWGFGMASVRFICGTQELHKRLEARISAFLGTDDTILYSSCFDANAGLFETLLGPEDAIISDALNHASIIDGVRLCKARRFRYRNRDMADLEAQLKDASDARFKMIATDGVFSMDGYLAPLREICDLADTYGALVMVDDSHAVGFVGEHGRGTPELHGVADRVDILTGTLGKALGGASGGYTSARGEIVELLRQRSRPYLFSNSLAPAIAAASIAVFDLLDSSDELRQRLRDNTAFFRQRLEDEGFDVLPGEHPIIPVMFGDAVLAGRMAAALLDLGVYVTAFSYPVVPHGTARIRTQVSAAHTREDLEHAASAFAQARDKVGQVG; translated from the coding sequence ATGCGCGACCACCTGCTGGCCCAGCTCGACGAGATCCGGGCGGCCGGGCTCGCCAAGGACGAGCGCCCGCTCACCACACCGCAGAACGCCAACGTCGGCGTCGCCGGCGGGCAGCGCGTGCTCAACCTGTGCGCCAACAACTACCTCGGCCTGGCCGACCACCCCGACCTCATCGCCGCGGCGAAGGCCGGGCTGGACGAGTGGGGCTTCGGGATGGCGTCGGTGCGGTTCATCTGCGGCACCCAGGAGCTGCACAAGCGGCTGGAGGCCAGGATCTCGGCGTTCCTCGGCACCGACGACACGATCCTCTACAGCTCCTGCTTCGACGCCAACGCCGGGCTGTTCGAGACCCTGTTGGGCCCCGAGGACGCGATCATCTCCGACGCGCTCAACCACGCGTCCATCATCGACGGCGTACGCCTGTGCAAGGCGCGCCGGTTCCGCTACCGCAACCGCGACATGGCCGACCTCGAGGCGCAGCTGAAGGACGCCTCGGACGCGCGCTTCAAGATGATCGCGACCGACGGCGTCTTCTCCATGGACGGCTACCTCGCCCCGCTGCGCGAGATCTGCGACCTCGCCGACACCTACGGCGCGCTGGTGATGGTGGACGACTCCCACGCGGTCGGCTTCGTCGGCGAGCACGGCCGGGGTACGCCCGAACTGCACGGCGTGGCCGACCGGGTGGACATCCTCACCGGCACGCTGGGCAAGGCGCTCGGCGGGGCCAGCGGCGGCTACACCAGCGCCCGGGGCGAGATCGTCGAGCTGTTGCGGCAGCGGTCCCGGCCGTACCTCTTCTCCAACTCCCTGGCCCCGGCGATCGCGGCCGCCTCGATCGCGGTGTTCGACCTGCTGGACTCCTCCGACGAGCTGCGGCAGCGGCTGCGGGACAACACCGCGTTCTTCCGGCAGCGGCTGGAGGACGAGGGCTTCGACGTGCTACCGGGCGAGCACCCGATCATTCCGGTGATGTTCGGGGACGCGGTGCTCGCGGGCCGGATGGCCGCGGCGCTGCTGGACCTCGGCGTGTACGTCACGGCGTTCTCCTACCCCGTCGTGCCGCACGGGACGGCCCGGATCCGTACACAGGTCTCTGCCGCGCACACCCGTGAGGACCTCGAGCACGCCGCTTCGGCGTTCGCCCAGGCCCGGGACAAGGTCGGCCAGGTCGGCTAG
- a CDS encoding sugar transferase: MRNQVARGIKRAFDIGAALAGLGVLSPLVLAIWVVVRWRLGSPVLFRQQRTGMHGRSFSVLKFRTMTDRRDRFGDLLPDHRRLTRLGRLLRALSLDEIPQLVNVLRGDMSIVGPRPLLRKYDLWYTAHERRRFDVRPGITGLAQIAGRNTVSWSARLSLDVEYVERCSLWLDLRIVLATVKIVFTREGVVVDSRALMSDLDEERGEALTDELVLDAKARRLLRAG, translated from the coding sequence GTGAGAAACCAGGTGGCACGAGGGATCAAGCGGGCCTTCGACATCGGGGCGGCCCTCGCGGGGCTGGGTGTCCTCTCGCCGCTGGTCCTCGCCATCTGGGTGGTGGTCCGCTGGCGGCTCGGCTCGCCGGTGCTCTTCCGCCAGCAGCGCACCGGTATGCACGGCAGGTCGTTCTCGGTCCTGAAGTTCCGCACGATGACCGACCGCCGCGACCGTTTCGGCGACCTGCTCCCCGACCACCGGCGGCTCACCCGGCTGGGCCGGCTGCTGCGCGCGCTGAGCCTGGACGAGATCCCGCAGCTGGTCAACGTCCTGCGTGGCGACATGAGCATCGTCGGCCCGCGACCGCTGCTGCGGAAGTACGACCTCTGGTACACCGCGCACGAACGCCGCAGATTCGACGTCCGTCCCGGCATCACCGGGCTGGCCCAGATCGCCGGCCGCAACACCGTCAGCTGGAGCGCCCGGCTCAGCCTGGACGTGGAGTACGTCGAGCGGTGCTCGCTGTGGTTGGACCTGCGGATCGTCCTGGCGACCGTGAAGATCGTGTTCACCCGTGAGGGCGTCGTCGTCGACTCCCGCGCGTTGATGTCGGACCTGGACGAGGAACGCGGCGAGGCGCTGACCGACGAACTCGTCCTGGACGCGAAGGCCCGCCGGCTGCTGCGTGCCGGCTGA
- a CDS encoding CDP-alcohol phosphatidyltransferase family protein, with product MATMTTSARPERGWQRPEAERLLTGATVVTFVRTVVSVGLGLYAAYDRSLTLLLVALAVYWVGDMADGALARLTDTETRIGAVFDIVSDRLCAGTFYVGLVWLEPAMALPVGVFLLEFAVVDTFVSLAFLAWPLRSPNYFYLVDRPIWLANWSKPGKAANSSAVALLMVVTHSVPLCTAVALCLLAVKIWSLVRLNRLGLPLPRADEAPSDLSDAGEPSDGRAKRAA from the coding sequence ATGGCGACCATGACCACCTCGGCCCGCCCGGAGCGCGGCTGGCAACGCCCCGAGGCCGAACGCCTGCTGACCGGCGCCACCGTCGTCACCTTCGTCCGCACCGTTGTTTCGGTGGGCCTCGGGCTGTACGCCGCGTACGACCGGTCGCTGACCCTGCTGCTGGTCGCGCTGGCGGTCTACTGGGTGGGCGACATGGCCGACGGCGCCCTGGCCCGGCTGACCGACACCGAGACCCGGATCGGCGCGGTGTTCGACATCGTGAGCGACCGGCTGTGTGCGGGCACCTTCTACGTCGGCCTGGTCTGGCTGGAGCCGGCGATGGCGCTGCCGGTGGGTGTCTTCCTGCTCGAGTTCGCGGTCGTGGACACGTTCGTGTCACTGGCGTTCCTGGCCTGGCCACTGCGCAGCCCCAACTACTTCTACCTGGTCGACCGGCCGATCTGGCTGGCCAACTGGTCCAAGCCGGGCAAGGCCGCCAACTCCTCGGCGGTGGCGCTGCTGATGGTGGTCACCCACTCCGTACCCCTGTGCACCGCGGTGGCACTGTGCCTGCTCGCGGTCAAGATCTGGTCGCTGGTCCGGCTCAACCGGCTCGGCCTGCCGCTTCCGCGGGCGGACGAGGCACCGAGCGACCTGAGTGACGCCGGTGAGCCGAGCGACGGCCGGGCGAAACGAGCTGCCTGA
- a CDS encoding nucleotide sugar dehydrogenase, translating into MKITVVGLGKIGLPLAVQFAGKGHSVTGVDTNPRVVESVNAGIEPFPGEAELDVRLKQAVADGALTATSDYSRAVPQAEYVVVVVPLFVDDEGVPDFGWMDSATTAIAAHLRAGTTVIYETTLPVGTCRSRWKPALEQGSALTEGTDFWVVFSPERVLTGRVFADLRKYPKLIGGLDPVGADRARAFYDAVLDFDPRNDLPRPNGVWDLGSAEAAELAKLAETTYRDVNIGLANQFARFAEANGIDALAVIDAANSQPYSHIHRPGIAVGGHCIPVYPRLYLWNDPGATVVRAAREANAAMPAYAVEVLAQTYGDLSGARVVVLGAAYRGGVKETAFSGVFATVAALRRRGARAVVHDPLYDDDELAALGFTPYHLGTPVDAAILQADHPDYRAVGPADLPGVRALVDGRAVTDESRWAGVPRRVIGVAPAGDPGESADRS; encoded by the coding sequence GTGAAGATCACCGTTGTCGGCCTGGGCAAGATCGGCTTGCCCCTGGCCGTCCAGTTCGCCGGTAAGGGCCACAGTGTCACCGGCGTGGACACCAATCCGCGCGTCGTGGAGTCGGTCAACGCCGGCATCGAGCCCTTTCCCGGCGAGGCGGAGCTGGACGTACGCCTGAAGCAGGCGGTGGCCGACGGCGCGCTGACGGCCACCTCCGACTACTCCCGGGCCGTTCCGCAGGCGGAGTACGTCGTCGTGGTGGTGCCGCTGTTCGTCGACGACGAGGGCGTTCCCGACTTCGGCTGGATGGACTCCGCCACCACCGCGATCGCGGCCCACCTGCGGGCCGGCACGACCGTGATCTACGAGACGACCCTGCCAGTGGGCACCTGCCGCAGCCGCTGGAAACCCGCGCTGGAGCAGGGATCGGCGCTCACCGAGGGCACCGACTTCTGGGTGGTCTTCTCACCCGAACGCGTCCTCACCGGTCGGGTTTTCGCGGATCTGCGGAAATATCCGAAGCTGATCGGCGGGCTCGACCCGGTAGGCGCCGATCGGGCACGGGCGTTCTACGACGCGGTCCTCGACTTCGACCCGCGCAACGACCTTCCACGGCCCAACGGCGTGTGGGACCTGGGGTCGGCCGAGGCCGCCGAGCTCGCGAAGCTCGCCGAGACGACCTACCGCGATGTCAACATCGGGTTGGCAAACCAGTTCGCGCGGTTCGCCGAGGCCAACGGCATCGACGCGCTCGCCGTGATCGACGCGGCCAACTCCCAGCCCTACAGCCACATTCACCGTCCGGGCATCGCCGTCGGCGGGCACTGCATCCCGGTCTACCCACGCCTGTATCTCTGGAACGACCCGGGAGCGACCGTGGTGCGGGCCGCCCGCGAGGCCAACGCCGCGATGCCGGCGTACGCCGTGGAGGTGCTGGCGCAGACCTACGGCGACCTGTCCGGTGCCCGCGTGGTGGTGCTCGGCGCCGCCTACCGGGGCGGGGTCAAGGAGACCGCGTTCTCGGGCGTGTTCGCCACCGTCGCCGCCCTGCGCCGCAGGGGCGCCCGGGCGGTGGTGCACGACCCGCTGTACGACGACGACGAACTGGCCGCGCTCGGCTTCACCCCGTACCACCTCGGCACGCCCGTCGACGCGGCGATCCTGCAGGCCGACCACCCGGACTACCGCGCGGTCGGGCCGGCCGACCTGCCCGGAGTGCGTGCCCTGGTCGACGGGCGCGCGGTCACCGACGAGAGCCGCTGGGCCGGGGTGCCCCGCCGGGTGATCGGCGTCGCGCCGGCGGGTGACCCGGGCGAGTCCGCCGACCGGAGCTGA
- the cysN gene encoding sulfate adenylyltransferase subunit CysN, whose translation MDLLRFATAGSVDDGKSTLIGRLLYDSKAIFEDQLESVERTSRDRGFEYTNLALLTDGLRAEREQGITIDVAYRYFATPNRKFIIADTPGHIQYTRNMVTGASNADLALVLVDARHGLVEQTRRHAFLVSLLRVPHLVVCVNKMDLVDYDQEVYERIRQEFLGFATKLTTPDLQVIPISALAGDNVVERSTNMPWYDGPSLLHHLENIHVASDRNLQDPRLPVQYVIRPHSDDYHDYRGYAGQVVGGVLKPGDEVMVLPSGMTSRIKRIDTADGPVEEAFSPMSVTVLLEDDLDVSRGDLICRPHNKPTVAQNLSAMVSWMTDAPLKPGQRIYVKHTTRTARAIVKKLHYRLDVNSLHRDESAGQLGLNEIGRVDLRVAQPLFVDDYARNRQTGGFVLVDEATNVTVGAGMVMNAD comes from the coding sequence GTGGATCTCCTGCGCTTCGCCACGGCGGGCAGCGTCGACGACGGCAAGAGCACCCTGATCGGGCGCCTGCTCTACGACTCCAAGGCGATCTTCGAGGACCAGTTGGAGTCCGTCGAACGCACCAGCCGCGACCGGGGGTTCGAATACACCAACCTCGCGCTGCTGACCGACGGCCTGCGCGCCGAGCGCGAGCAGGGCATCACCATCGACGTGGCGTACCGCTACTTCGCCACCCCCAACCGCAAGTTCATCATCGCCGACACCCCCGGGCACATCCAGTACACCCGCAACATGGTGACCGGCGCCTCCAACGCCGACCTCGCCCTGGTGCTGGTCGACGCGCGCCACGGTCTGGTCGAGCAGACCCGCCGGCATGCGTTCCTGGTCTCGCTGCTGCGGGTGCCGCACCTGGTCGTCTGCGTCAACAAGATGGACCTGGTCGACTACGACCAGGAGGTGTACGAACGCATCCGGCAGGAGTTCCTGGGCTTCGCCACCAAGCTGACGACCCCCGACCTGCAGGTGATCCCGATCTCCGCGCTCGCCGGTGACAACGTCGTCGAGCGGTCGACCAACATGCCGTGGTACGACGGCCCGTCGCTGCTGCACCACCTGGAGAACATCCACGTCGCCAGCGACCGCAACCTCCAGGACCCCAGGCTTCCGGTGCAGTACGTCATCCGCCCGCACTCCGACGACTACCACGACTACCGCGGGTACGCCGGTCAGGTCGTCGGCGGGGTGCTCAAGCCGGGCGACGAGGTGATGGTGCTCCCGTCCGGGATGACCTCGCGGATCAAGCGCATCGACACCGCCGACGGCCCGGTCGAGGAGGCGTTCTCGCCGATGTCGGTGACGGTGCTGCTCGAGGACGATCTCGACGTCTCCCGCGGCGACCTGATCTGCCGTCCGCACAACAAGCCCACGGTCGCGCAGAACCTCAGCGCCATGGTCAGCTGGATGACCGACGCGCCGCTGAAACCCGGGCAGCGGATCTACGTCAAGCACACCACCCGCACCGCGCGGGCGATCGTCAAGAAGCTGCACTACCGGCTCGACGTCAACAGCCTTCACCGCGACGAGAGCGCCGGCCAGCTCGGCCTGAACGAGATCGGGCGGGTCGACCTGCGGGTGGCCCAGCCGCTGTTCGTCGACGACTACGCCCGCAACCGGCAGACGGGCGGCTTCGTCCTCGTCGACGAGGCCACCAACGTCACCGTCGGCGCCGGCATGGTGATGAACGCCGACTAG
- a CDS encoding GH25 family lysozyme: MRLSASARSHPTERPRPRSRRSSLTRSAVTLVGAAALTLGVATPSYAGTSIGAAGPAGPAGPAGAAGVRTDGDLAGIPGLRMSPQAFGGPDYLARYRPGAEAVAARQQGARPLPPPSPDGVVTGTVEVTDLKQAVNALRVASRQHAAAVRHVARAAAVKKAAERRVAELRRAEAAAAKKAAAAKKAAAAKKAQVARKAPKKTTAKASETRWEPRGLTRGAPGIDVASHQGNVDWPYYRDQGFKFAYVKATEGTTYKNPFFDQQFNGSAKVGMLHGTYHFGRPDQSSGAEQARFFVANGGDWKPDGKTLPGELDIEFGEAVGVSTCYDLSPGQIVTFVRDFSNEYKRLTGRLPVIYTNGSWWQQCVGNSTAFGRNPLWIASYNPEPGPMPGGWQKGHTFWQYTETPIDKNYFNGSLADLKTFANQRWPR; this comes from the coding sequence GTGCGGCTTTCCGCATCCGCGCGCAGCCATCCCACCGAGCGGCCCCGTCCCCGCTCGCGCCGTTCGTCCCTCACCCGGAGCGCCGTCACCCTGGTCGGCGCCGCCGCGCTCACCCTCGGCGTCGCCACCCCCTCGTACGCCGGCACGTCCATCGGAGCGGCCGGCCCGGCCGGCCCGGCCGGCCCGGCAGGTGCGGCCGGGGTACGGACCGACGGCGACCTGGCCGGTATCCCGGGGCTGCGGATGTCGCCGCAGGCGTTCGGCGGTCCGGACTATCTGGCCCGCTACCGGCCCGGCGCCGAGGCCGTCGCCGCGCGACAGCAGGGCGCCCGGCCACTCCCGCCGCCGTCACCCGACGGAGTCGTCACCGGCACGGTTGAGGTGACCGACCTCAAGCAGGCGGTGAACGCCCTGCGGGTCGCCTCCCGACAGCACGCCGCGGCGGTACGCCATGTCGCGCGGGCGGCGGCGGTGAAGAAGGCCGCGGAACGCAGGGTCGCCGAACTCCGCAGAGCCGAGGCCGCCGCCGCGAAGAAGGCTGCAGCCGCGAAGAAGGCCGCCGCGGCGAAGAAGGCGCAGGTCGCGAGGAAGGCGCCGAAGAAGACCACGGCGAAGGCGTCGGAGACCAGGTGGGAGCCGCGCGGGCTGACCCGCGGCGCTCCCGGCATCGACGTGGCCAGCCACCAGGGCAACGTGGACTGGCCGTACTACCGGGACCAGGGCTTCAAGTTCGCCTACGTCAAGGCCACCGAGGGCACGACCTACAAGAACCCGTTCTTCGACCAGCAGTTCAACGGGTCGGCGAAGGTCGGCATGCTGCACGGCACCTACCACTTCGGCCGGCCCGACCAGTCCAGCGGCGCCGAGCAGGCCCGGTTCTTCGTCGCCAACGGCGGAGACTGGAAGCCCGACGGCAAGACCCTGCCCGGCGAGCTCGACATCGAGTTCGGTGAGGCGGTCGGGGTGTCGACCTGCTACGACCTGTCGCCTGGCCAGATCGTCACGTTCGTCCGCGACTTCAGCAACGAGTACAAGCGGCTGACCGGCCGGCTCCCGGTGATCTACACCAACGGCTCCTGGTGGCAGCAGTGCGTCGGCAACAGCACGGCGTTCGGCCGCAACCCGCTGTGGATCGCGAGCTACAACCCCGAGCCCGGCCCCATGCCGGGCGGCTGGCAGAAGGGCCACACCTTCTGGCAGTACACCGAGACGCCGATCGACAAGAACTACTTCAACGGATCGCTCGCGGACCTGAAGACCTTCGCCAACCAGCGCTGGCCGCGCTGA
- a CDS encoding VTT domain-containing protein has product MGLLAATFCYCIASALIPLINAEAYVGAVAATFTGQSIWLVAAAAAGGQMVGKVAYFMIGRNSLRWSWVRKKTESPKWQQTFLTWQRRIGGRPWLAGVLLLVSAALGFPPFAVVSVVAGQLRVPITLFVVVGFVGRLLRFASLLGIIKALL; this is encoded by the coding sequence ATGGGCCTGCTCGCCGCGACGTTCTGCTACTGCATCGCGTCCGCGCTGATCCCCTTGATCAACGCCGAGGCGTACGTCGGCGCGGTGGCCGCGACGTTCACCGGCCAGTCCATCTGGCTGGTCGCCGCCGCGGCGGCGGGCGGGCAGATGGTGGGCAAGGTGGCGTACTTCATGATCGGCCGCAACTCGCTGCGGTGGAGCTGGGTGCGCAAGAAGACCGAGTCGCCGAAGTGGCAGCAGACGTTCCTCACCTGGCAGCGCCGGATCGGTGGCCGCCCGTGGCTGGCGGGCGTGCTGCTGCTGGTCTCGGCCGCGCTCGGGTTCCCGCCGTTCGCCGTGGTCTCGGTGGTGGCCGGGCAGCTCCGGGTGCCGATCACGTTGTTCGTGGTGGTCGGCTTCGTCGGCCGGCTGCTGCGGTTCGCCTCGTTGCTGGGGATCATCAAGGCCCTGCTGTGA
- the wecB gene encoding non-hydrolyzing UDP-N-acetylglucosamine 2-epimerase — MTVLSVVGARPQFVKLAPVAAAFAATGHRHVIVHTGQHYDSRMSEVFFTDLAIPAPDVHLGVGSGTHGAQTGAMLTALDPVLAERRPDWVLVYGDTNSTLAGTLSAVKQHLRVAHLEAGLRSFNRRMPEEHNRVLTDHAADLLLAPTGTAMGHLADEGLAGRSVLVGDVMTDVCFGVRDAVAGTPLPAELGDALGADLHGHPAGYLVATVHRADNTDDPDRLAAVVDALAGLDFPVALLAHPRLVARCEEFGIDLARPSLRVLPPLTYPDMVRAVLGSRGVVTDSGGLQKEAFLLGVPCTTLRTETEWTETLAGGWNVLDPNLTQVKELAARPAPAGERGTPYGDGQAARRTVEALEAD, encoded by the coding sequence CTGACGGTGCTGAGCGTCGTGGGCGCCCGCCCGCAGTTCGTCAAGCTCGCCCCGGTCGCCGCCGCCTTCGCCGCGACCGGCCACCGGCACGTGATCGTGCACACCGGCCAGCACTACGACAGCCGGATGTCGGAGGTGTTCTTCACCGACCTCGCGATACCCGCGCCGGACGTCCACCTCGGCGTGGGCTCGGGCACCCACGGCGCCCAGACGGGCGCGATGCTGACCGCACTCGATCCGGTGCTGGCCGAGCGGCGGCCGGACTGGGTGCTGGTGTACGGCGACACCAACTCCACCCTGGCCGGCACGCTGTCGGCGGTGAAGCAGCACCTGCGGGTCGCGCACCTGGAGGCGGGCCTGCGGTCGTTCAACCGGCGGATGCCCGAGGAGCACAACCGCGTCCTCACCGACCACGCCGCCGACCTGTTGCTCGCGCCGACCGGCACGGCCATGGGCCACCTGGCCGACGAGGGGCTGGCCGGCCGCTCGGTCCTGGTCGGCGACGTGATGACCGACGTGTGCTTCGGCGTACGCGACGCGGTGGCCGGCACTCCCCTGCCCGCGGAACTCGGCGACGCCCTCGGCGCCGATCTCCATGGCCACCCCGCCGGCTACCTGGTGGCGACCGTGCACCGCGCCGACAACACCGACGACCCGGACCGGCTCGCCGCCGTGGTCGACGCGCTGGCCGGGCTGGACTTTCCGGTCGCCCTGCTCGCCCATCCCCGCCTGGTCGCCCGCTGCGAGGAGTTCGGCATCGACCTGGCGCGGCCGTCCCTGAGGGTCCTTCCGCCGCTCACCTACCCCGACATGGTGCGGGCCGTCCTCGGCTCACGGGGCGTGGTCACCGACTCCGGCGGCCTGCAGAAGGAGGCGTTCCTGCTCGGCGTCCCCTGCACGACCCTGCGTACCGAGACCGAGTGGACCGAGACGCTGGCCGGCGGCTGGAACGTCCTCGACCCGAACCTCACCCAGGTCAAGGAACTGGCCGCCCGGCCGGCCCCGGCCGGGGAACGCGGCACCCCCTACGGCGACGGGCAGGCCGCACGCCGAACCGTCGAGGCACTGGAGGCGGACTGA
- the cysD gene encoding sulfate adenylyltransferase subunit CysD, with protein MPLDYRLSHLQALESESIHIIREVAAEFERPALLFSGGKDSCVMLRLAQKAFWPARVPFALLHVDTGHNFTEVIEFRDRLVAELGVRLVVGSVQEAIDEGRMTERPGQSRNPLQTQVLLETVEKHNFDALMGGARRDEEKARAKERVFSFRDEFGQWDPKNQRPELWNLYNGRIHPGESIRAFPLSNWTELDIWQYISDDHVEIPSIYFAHRRKVFERDGMLLSESVHLARREGEELHEATVRYRTVGDISCTGAVESTAATVEEIITEVATSRITERGATRADDRVSEASMEDRKREGYF; from the coding sequence ATGCCCCTCGACTACCGCTTGTCCCACCTGCAGGCCCTCGAGTCCGAATCCATTCACATCATTCGTGAGGTGGCCGCCGAGTTCGAGCGGCCGGCGCTGCTGTTCTCCGGCGGCAAGGACTCCTGCGTGATGTTGCGGCTGGCCCAGAAGGCGTTCTGGCCGGCCCGCGTCCCGTTCGCGCTGCTGCACGTCGACACCGGGCACAACTTCACCGAGGTGATCGAGTTCCGCGACCGGCTGGTCGCCGAACTCGGTGTACGCCTGGTGGTCGGCTCGGTCCAGGAGGCCATCGACGAGGGCCGGATGACCGAGCGCCCCGGCCAGAGCCGCAACCCGCTGCAGACCCAGGTCCTGCTGGAGACGGTCGAGAAGCACAACTTCGACGCGCTCATGGGCGGAGCGCGCCGCGACGAGGAGAAGGCCCGGGCGAAGGAACGCGTCTTCTCCTTCCGTGACGAGTTCGGCCAGTGGGACCCCAAGAACCAGCGCCCCGAGCTCTGGAACCTCTACAACGGCCGGATCCACCCCGGTGAGTCGATCCGTGCGTTCCCGCTGTCCAACTGGACCGAGCTCGACATCTGGCAGTACATCTCCGACGACCACGTAGAGATCCCGTCCATCTACTTCGCGCACCGGCGCAAGGTGTTCGAGCGCGACGGGATGCTGCTCTCGGAGTCGGTACACCTGGCCCGGCGGGAGGGCGAGGAGTTGCACGAGGCGACGGTGCGGTACCGCACGGTCGGCGACATCTCCTGCACCGGCGCGGTGGAGTCCACCGCCGCGACCGTGGAGGAGATCATCACCGAGGTGGCCACCAGCCGGATCACCGAGCGCGGCGCGACCCGCGCCGACGACCGGGTGAGCGAGGCCTCGATGGAAGACCGCAAGCGGGAAGGTTATTTCTAG